One stretch of Cololabis saira isolate AMF1-May2022 chromosome 15, fColSai1.1, whole genome shotgun sequence DNA includes these proteins:
- the LOC133460973 gene encoding protein NLRC3-like — protein MDQGEDETVPPEQRRGRGAQSSQLQTHDDVTSEDQVNSREGTISRNDSYTEVKFWLKDTLEDLDSSGLEKFQWYLVNADESKHGFKPIKLCYLENANRLKTVDLMVERFSSKTREVAEMILKMMKRDKEKPPVSPAVVTDTLKSKLKEKYKDVSEGIARAGETILLEQIYTELYITEGGTGEVNDEHEVRQIEAASRKPDGAETAIRQEDIFKPPPGRDKRIRMVMTKGVAGIGKTVLTQKFSLDWAEGRTNQDIQFLLPFTFRQLNVLREEKFSLVELIHRFFTETKGICNFEEFQVVFIFDGLDESRPPLDFYNSTILSDPRMSTSVDVLLTNLIRGNLLPSAHLWITTRPAAANQIPPECVSMVTEVRGFTDPQKEEYFRKRFRGEEQTSRIISHIKTSRSLHIMCHIPVFCWITASVLGKVLETRKGGELPKTLTEMYIHFLVVQAKLKKVKFDGGAGTDPHWSPESREMVESLGKLAFEQLQKGNLIFYERDLRECGINVTEASVYSGVFTQIFREESNMYQDQVFCFIHLSVQEFLAALHVHQTFINSGVNLLEEQRNTETDLYQSAVDKALQSPNGHLDLFLRFLLGLSLQTNQNLLREEDLEEFNLTKFRASEGALRWLLPVVKASKKAK, from the exons ATGGATCAGGGGGAGGACGAGACGGTTCCTCCGGAACAGAGGAGAGGACGAGGAGCTCAGAG CAGTCAGCTTCAAACACATGACGATGTGACGTCTGAGGACCAGGTTAACTCCAGGGAAGGGACGATCTCCAGGAATGACAGCTATACT gagGTAAAATTCTGGTTGAAGGACACTTTGGAGGATTTGGACTCCAGTGGGCTGGAGAAATTCCAGTGGTACCTGGTGAATGCAGATGAATCAAAGCATGGTTTCAAACCAATCAAACTGTGTTATCTGGAGAATGCGAACAGATTGAAGACAGTAGATCTGATGGTGGAGAGGTTCTCCTCAAAGACCAGAGAGGTGGCCGAGATGATTTTAAAGATGATGAAAAGAGATAAAG AAAAACCTCCAGTCTCTCCAGCTGTTGTAACAG ATACGTTAAAGTCTAAGCTGAAGGAGAAGTACAAGGATGTGTCTGAGGGGATTGCTAGAGCAGGAGAGACAAtccttctggagcagatctacacggagctctacatcacagagggagggaccggagaggtcaacgatgaacatgaagtcagacagattgaagcagcttccaggaaaccagacggagcagaaacagccatcagacaggaagacatctttaaacccccacctggaagagataAACGAATCAGAAtggtgatgacgaagggagtggccggcatcgggaaaacagtcctaacacagaagttcagtctggactgggctgaaggcagaaccaaccaggacatccagttcctgcttccattcaccttcagacagctgaatgtgctgagagaggagaagttcagcttggtggaactaaTTCATCGATTCTTCACTGAAACCAAAGGAATCTGCAactttgaagagttccaggtcgtgttcatctttgacggtctggatgagagtcgaccTCCTCTGGACTTCTACAACTCTACAATCCTCAGTGACCCCAGAAtgtccacctcagtggacgtgctgctgacaaacctcatcagggggaacctgcttccttctgctcatctctggatcaccacacgacccgcagcagccaatcagatccctcctgagtgtgtctccatggtgacagaggtcagagggttcactgacccccagaaggaggaatacttcaggaagaggttcagaggagaggagcagaccagcaggatcatctcccacatcaagacatcacggagcctccacatcatgtgccacatcccagtcttctgctggatcactgcttcgGTCCTGGGGaaagtcctggaaaccagaaagggaggggagctgcccaagaccctgactgagatgtacatccacttcctggtggtccaggccaaactgaagaaggtcaagttTGACGGAGGAGCTgggacggatccacactggagtccagagagcagggagatggtggagtctctgggaaaactggcttttgagcagctgcagaaaggaaacctgatcttctatgaacgagacctgagagagtgtggcatcaaTGTCAcagaggcttcagtgtactcaggagtgttcacccagatctttagagaggagagcaacatgtaccaggaccaggtcttctgcttcatccatctgagtgtccaggagtttctggctgctcttcatgtccatcagaccttcatcaactctggagtcaacctgctggaggaacagaGAAACACAGAGACTGACCTCTACCagagtgctgtggacaaggccttacagagtccgaacggacacctggacttgttcctccgcttcctcctgggtctttcactgcagaccaatcagaacctcctacgag aagaaGATCTGGAGGAGTTTAACCTGACGAAGTTCCGAGCTTCAGAGGGGGCTCTACGgtggctgctgccggtggtcaaagcgTCCAAGAAAGCTAAGTAA